A single Gasterosteus aculeatus chromosome 2, fGasAcu3.hap1.1, whole genome shotgun sequence DNA region contains:
- the renbp gene encoding N-acylglucosamine 2-epimerase, which produces MTDGSPGARRAGGELLQDGLFFTACPYLDPEGTMSVAKLEEWRQRIVKELDDTVAFWLKYSHDTTHGGFFTCLGRDGTVYDELKYVWLQGRQVWMYCRLYRTMERFRRPEILEAAKAGGAFLRRFARVSSGQWKCAFCLTRDGKAVKIQRTVFSECFYLLAMDELSRVTADEGMQLEAEQMMEQLIHWVRVDSSGLGRPQLPGDFPTNSMAVPMMLLCLVHQLSEGRGQEVAHKYSELTGWCVQQILQHVQRDGTAVLENVSLQGGELPGCLGRLQNPGHALEAGWFLLQLSAQQQDSELQRTAINKFVELPFQSGWDNGHGGLFYFLDVDGHCPTQLEWNMKLWWPHCEALIAFLMAYSQTKKPELLQRFSQVYEYTFNHFPDADSGEWFGYLTQEGKPALDLKGGPFKGFFHVPRCLYMCELMLDDLLANRD; this is translated from the exons ATGACTGACGGCTCGCCGGGAGCGAGGAGAGCGGGCGGAGAGCTTCTGCAGGACGGTCTGTTCTTCACTGCGTGCCCGTACCTGGACCCGGAG GGAACCATGTCTGTGGCCaagctggaggagtggcggcagcGGATTGTTAAGGAGCTGGACGACACAGTAGCCTTCTGGCTCAAGTACTCTCACGACACAACACACGG AGGCTTCTTCACTTGTCTCGGGAGGGATGGGACGGTGTACGACGAGCTGAAGTATGTCTGGCTGCAGGGCAGACAG GTGTGGATGTATTGCCGCCTGTATCGAACCATGGAGCGCTTCCGCAGGCCTGAAATCCTGGAAGCAGCTaaagccg GAGGAGCTTTCCTGAGACGGTTCGCTCGTGTCTCCAGTGGCCAGTGGAAATGTGCCTTCTGCTTAACAAGAGATGGTAAAGCAGTGAAGATTCAGAGGACTGTATTCAGTGAGTGTTTCTACCTCCTGGCCATGGATGAACTGAGCCGGGTCACCGCTGATGAAGGCATGCAG CTCGAGGCGGAGCAGATGATGGAGCAGTTGATCCACTGGGTTCGGGTGGACTCGTCAGGCCTGGGCCGCCCACAGCTTCCCGGAGACTTTCCCACCAACAGCATGGCGGTGCCCATGATGCTGCTGTGTCTGGTGCATCAGCTGAGCGAAGGCCGAGGTCAGGAGGTGGCTCACAAGTACAGCGAGCTGACCGGCTGGTGTGTACAGCAGATTCTACAACATGTCCAG AGAGACGGCACCGCTGTTCTAGAGAACGTGTCCCTGCAGGGCGGCGAGCTGCCAGGCTGCCTGGGCCGGCTGCAGAACCCAG GTCATGCCCTGGAAGCAGGCTGGTTCCTGCTTCAGCTCAGCGCACAGCAGCAGGACAGCGAGCTCCAGAGGACCGCCATCAACAAGTTTGTGGAGCTGCCGTTTCAGTCCGGCTGGGACAACGGACACGGCGGCCTCTTCTACTTCCTGGATGTGGATGGTCACTGCCCCACACAG TTGGAGTGGAATATGAAGCTGTGGTGGCCCCACTGTGAGGCTCTCATCGCCTTCCTGATGGCCTACAGTCAAACCAAGAAgccagagctgctgcagagatTCTCCCAAGTTTACGAATACACCTTCAATCAT TTCCCTGATGCTGACAGCGGGGAGTGGTTTGGCTATTTGACTCAAGAAGGGAAACCGGCCCTGGATCTGAAGGGAGGCCCCTTTAAAG ggTTCTTCCATGTGCCTCGCTGCCTGTACATGTGCGAGCTTATGCTGGATGATCTTCTGGCAAACCGGGACTGA
- the pex10 gene encoding peroxisome biogenesis factor 10, whose amino-acid sequence MSLAAANQSQLIRSSQKDEFYRTFLRNSTNEAVQTVAGSRRWLDWRREVELLSDLAYYGLTTFSGYQTLGEEYVNIVQVDPTERRVPSRARRGLFVLLHAYFPYLVDKVLVCLENQLESGQERRRRRAAPERWWSLESWLRRGTQRAVGQLSEPQRGACAAAVSVLHQGLTLLRRLHAAVFYISGSFYHLSKRAAGIRYLRVAALSRDDGTIRSSYRLLGTLSLLQLLATVCLQFNSFRQKQRARQEWKLYRSLSPQRAHTSGPAAASCILCLEDRRHSTCTPCGHLFCWECITEWCNTKAECPLCREKLQPHRLVYLRNLG is encoded by the exons ATGTCGCTAGCTGCTGCTAACCAGTCCCAGTTGATTCGGTCCAGTCAGAAGGACGAATTCTACCGAACCTTCCTGAGAaacagcaccaacgaggccgtTCAGACCGTCGCTG gatCCAGGAGATGGCTGGactggaggagagaggtggagctGCTGTCAGACCTGGCGTACTACGGCCTCACCACCTTCTCAG GTTACCAGACCCTGGGCGAGGAGTACGTCAACATCGTCCAGGTGGACCCCACTGAGCGCCGCGTCCCGTCCCGGGCCAGGCGGGGCCTCTTTGTTCTCCTCCACGCCTACTTCCCTTACCTGGTGGACAAGGTCCTGGTGTGTCTGGAGAACCAGCTGGAATCCGGGCaggagaggcggcggcggcgcgcggCGCCCGAGCGCTGGTGGAGCCTGGAGTCGTGGCTCCGGAGGGGGACGCAGAGGGCGGTGGGGCAGCTGTCGGAGCCCCAGAGGGGAGCGTGCGCGGCGGCCGTGTCCGTCCTCCACCAGGGCCTGACCCTCCTACGCCGACTCCACGCCGCCGTCTTCTACATCAGCGGCTCCTTCTACCACCTGTCCAAGAGGGCGGCCGGCATCCGCTAC CTGCGTGTGGCGGCGCTCAGCAGGGACGACGGGACCATCAGGAGCAGCTACAGGCTGCTGGGGACGCTgtccctcctccagctgctcgcCACCGTGTGTCTGCAGTTCAACAGCTTCCGACAGAAGCAGCGAGCCAGACAGGAGTGGAAGCTCTACAGGAGCCTCAG TCCTCAGCGCGCACACACCTCGGGCCCCGCGGCTGCCAGCTGCATCCTCTGCCTGGAGGACAGGAGACACTCCACCTGCACCCCCTGTGGACACCTCTTCTGCTGGGAGTGCATCACGGAGTGGTGCAACACCAAG GCAGAGTGCCCCCTGTGTCGGGAGAAGCTCCAGCCTCACAGGCTGGTGTACCTGAGGAACCTGGGCTAG